The following DNA comes from Triplophysa dalaica isolate WHDGS20190420 chromosome 10, ASM1584641v1, whole genome shotgun sequence.
CCTTGGGTCTTCTGCAGGGGCTGGTCTGAGATCAGTCCAAACAACTCAAATCCAATTCTTAATCACAGCATCGGCAGATGAAAAGACGGAAGTCTGGCAGTCCGCCAGGGGCTGGTGAAGGCTTGGTAATGGGCAGGAATGTGTAGGAGGTACAGAGGTGTGGTCTCTCCAAGATAGAAACAGACGTTCGGAGCAACTGTGCATTCAGTGATACGCGAGCTGAAGCAGGTGGATACCTGCTTATAGAAAGAACAGAGAGCGAGAACGCCTGGAGAGAGACAGACCTTCAGTACGGTGAGTAAGAACTTTTATACTTTTAACTGACAGTTagctgtatatttaaaaaaggtttttcgAATTAAAATATTAGGGTTTGTTGGATAGTTAAAATCGATTGTGTAGATTGTGCGTTTGAGGAATAcaaatttattataataaaaaactgtaaatctattttttaacaaatggatttaatacaaaatatgtgttacattttttttgtcctgATCACACACCTATTCTTTCCTCGATGAAATGCCAAAGATCGCTCGAAGAGAATGTTtatgtctgtctttttctttcaaTGAAAGTGAATAGGGACTGGAGCCACTATGCTTCAAAAAGAACAAAGTACCTAGAAATACCACTAAATCGTGTATGAGACcgtattttaacttttaaagaAGATTGTTTTCACTCATAATTGTGTTCATGTGCACATTCTTGACATCTATGATTTCTGAATAATATAACAAAGTCTACCGAAACTGGTGGAACTACGTAGGGGTTTCTGGTACTTCATGTAACGTTTTGGAGCTCAACGATGACTTTCATTGTTTGGAAATGTCAGAACGTTccgaaaagaaaagaaatccacacaaaaaagagagaaagtacCCGATGACCGAATTTTgggtgcactgtccctttaagcggGACAGATGTGTGAGAATGAATTCAAACATCTGCAAACAAACACCTGTCAAAGTCACATGGTAGATTTTCACACATCTATGACGATAATTAGTGGCAAAAAATGTCTCGCAGCTGTTCCGTCTGCCCTTGTGTTCATAAGAGGCTGTAAGTTCTTTGTTAGCTCTTAAAATCCTTTATTAGTACAAGATGTGGTCAGGATGGAGGTCTTCCGCCCGGGGCGAAACTCCAAGAATGTCTCTCTCCTGCTGTGGAGTGGACAGAAGCAAACATTCCCCATTTTCTGGACAAGTCGACTCAAAATACGCATACACGCATGTATTTTAAAGTCTTCATTGTTGGCTACTTGAGGTTAGGCTGAACAGATATTCAAGAGATTTGGGGGTTTTCATGATGTCTGCCCTTCAAAGGCAACATCAAAGTTAACCCCTTTGGTCCGCATCTGTGGGTGGTTTCCCTCTGAATACCCCCCCCCGCAACCTTCCCACTCCCATTATAGCAATGACCGCAACCGATCATTACATCACTGTATCACATGGACGGCCTCTTTATTTTCTGTAGGCGTTCTAAAGGGATTCATAGTTTGGGCCTGAATAAGCTTTTGTTCTGGCCATTGACAAATGCAGTTTCAACACATTAGCATCTTTAAAGAACAAGTGGGGTAATCTGTTACCCACAGAGTGCACTTTTAAAGTAACAGAGCgcataaaaatgaaacttcggtcatttattaatttagcttAAAAGTGTAAAGTCGTGAAAAGAGTCCACTCGGTGGGTTCATCGAGTTTCACTCACAGGTGACTCGTGAGTTTTATGAGTCTACATACAGGATGGACTTTAGTGCCACAGGAAACATCTCTGCCCTGCCTTAAACTGACTTCCTGTCACTTAAAGGTTTATGTCAACCTTCCCGGCTTCAGCAGTTTTGTTatgtaatgtcatttttggCTCCCTGAAATGTTTCCATTCcgagtttaaaaacacaatgttctGAAACTGAGTTATACAAGATCATTTCACTGGCTcgaatgttttagtttttattcaaATCTGTTTCTTagtgtatataatattttatatcaataCACAAAACCCTGcttaaaaaacaatgacacattCTAATGGTTTCTTGTCCAAGTATCATTATGAACCATCGgctgtttaccattaaaaccattataaaATCCCTTCATCTAGTGTGTTCAGGTCTTTTTAGggatttaatggtgtttaaTTGGTTCCCATCTGCTATATAACAGCCCCCTAATAGAATCCAAAACATTCCCACAAGAGACCATTAGAGTTTCCATTAAACCAATACAACTCCCATTATGGCCTTTAAACCATTTGCATTTCTCCGGAGATttctatgtttttcttttttatcacgTTGAGTATCTGATGTATAAAAGGTTTtgaatgaataatataaaaaactaaattattagtAGTATGTACAGTCGTACTTTAGTACTTGTTGCAAGATCTTTACTGTTGGTTCCGCCCTCTTGTGATGTGGCGATGAATAAAGACAGAAGAGGAAGGAGAAAATGCAGAACTCTATAAAAATCATCTGTTTCTCAGCAAGTTCCTCAAACAGTGAAACGTGATATTTGTTTGACGTCTCTTCAATCCTTCAGCGGCTCGACAGAAACGCTTCTTCGTCCCCGGCGGAGTTGCGCGGGCGAAACCAAATCACGGAATGGGGGTGACCGAGGGGACAGATTTACCCACAATCTGCTTTAAAATCATATAGaaacaactaaaataaactATGATGAACTAAATGTTAATAATTAAGTACAATAGTATAATTGTAGAGGCGAGATGTTTAAACAATCAATTTAATGATTTAACGGTTTAATAGTACACGCTTCCCCTCAACGATGTTCAATCGTCCGAGGGCCGAAGTCTCCACACGTTTAATCATCCAGTCAGATGATCCAGCTGTTGTATCAGACCGGTTCACGCGCTCGGGGCGATTGTAAGGACTTTCAAGCAATGCTAATGTTAACTTAGCGTTAAAGTAGCCCGAGTTTGATCGCAGTTATGAGGTATGAGGCATCAAATAAACAGATAGACGGATGGATAGATGAACTCTACGCGGTTTAATTTTGGCGAGTGATCGGACGGATCACCGGCGTGCTGAACGGATTCAGTCTGATCTATGCAGGTCAGTGTGTTCTTTAAAAAGTGGTTACGATTAACGTTAAGTTGTGTaacttttttaagtttaaagagGAAGCGCTTTTGTAACGTGAAACAATTCGGCAGCATAACAACATATCGGAACAGAATGTAACAGTATAAGAAGAATACTATGATGTACTATTGGACAATATAGTGTGGTTTACCATAGTACACTGTGGTGTCTTATAGATCTTATAGATACTATAGCGTATATCGGAACAGATTGTAACAGTATAAGAAGAATACTATGGGAAAATGTAGTGTTTACCATAGTACACTGTGGTGTCTTATAGATCTTATAGATACTACAGCGTATATCGGAACAGAATGTAACAGTATAAGAAGAATACTATGATGTACTATTGGACAATATAGTGTTGTTTACCATAGGACACTGTGGTGTCTTATAGATCTTATAGATACTACAGCGTATATCGGAACAGAATGTAACAGTATAAGAAGAATACTATGATGTACTATGGGACAACATAGTGTTGTTTACCATAGTACACTGTGGTGCGTATAGATCTTATAGATGCTATAGCGTATATCGGAACATAATGTAACAGTATAAGAAGAATACTATAATGTACTATGGGACAATATAGTGTTGTTTACCATAGTACACTGTGGTGTCTTATAGATCTTATAGATACTATAGCGTTTTGAACTTATAGTTAAATATTACTATAGCATACTATAGTAGGCTATTTATTAAAGTTAACAGTTTACTGAATACTGTACTATAGAATACTATATATAATACTGTAGAATGCTATAGTATACTACAATTTAATACAGTCTACTACTATAGTTTATTAAATACTTTAGGTTACTACTGTAATTATCACAGTTTATAAGTGTATTTATGTATACTATAGAATACTACATTTAATAGTATATAATCCTGTCGTTTTTATACAATATAacttataaaataacatattttactgCGTACTACAATTATAGTTAAATATACATGAtactatactacagtatttatcGCAGTTTATCAGTAAATATTATAGTTGTAGgctatttattacagtttactGATAAAATTAAGATGATGACATACAACTGTATTTATCGCAGTTTATCAGTGCACTTATACTGCGAAATACTTTATATAATACTATAGAATGCTATAGTTTTTATActttatgtatgtattaaaGTTTAATTCATAGTTTTGTGACTGTAACCACCAGTCTGTTATTGTATCAGTTTATTGTagtgcaatgttttatttaatcgTGTATCATCCTCAAAAATGATGGTAACACACACAACTTTAACATAACTGTAAACCTCTAATAggtgttttgcaaaaaaaacattgcgtTGTTCCACCTCTCAGATTTTACAGATGTTCATaagctgttttgtgtttcaggtCTGAGATGGATAACGTCATACGTCCCTCCAGGGGGGCACGACCTCAACCAATTTCCTGGCTGCAGGTTTTGTTTTTGATGCACGTCTGGACCTGTTTACAAGCTCAGGTATTGAAAACCACTCGATGGCCACTGTATTCGGGCAAGCCTCTGCTGTTGGCTTGGAACGCCCCCACTGAAGACTGCAGACCTCGCCACAATATCAACTTCCAGCTCAACCAGTTTCAGATCGTGGCATCTCCGAACGAGGGGTTTACCGGGCAAAATCTCACCATCTTCTATAAGGACCGTTTGGGCTTGTACCCTTATTACAAAGCGGATGGCACTGCAGTCAACGGCGGGCTTCCGCAGGTCGCCAGCATTATGCAGCATGTACAAAAAATGCCGGATGGCGTCAAAAAATACATCAAGGACTCCAAAGGCCTCGCCGTGATTGACTGGGAGGAGTGGCGGCCCCTCTGGATACGTAACTGGGGCTCTAAAGTAATTTACCGTGACAACTCTCAACGCTTAGTTTCCGAGAAAAACCCAACATGGCTCCAGGATCAGGTGACCAAAGTGGCCCAGCAGGAGTTCGAGCTCTCGGCCAGTAAATTCATGTTGGACACTCTCAGGGAGGCCAAGAGACTGCGGCCCCATCAGCTCTGGGGGTACTATCTATTTCCTGACTGCTACAACCACAATTACCAAACCAACCTGACAAATTACATGGGACACTGTCCAGATGTGGAGGTAA
Coding sequences within:
- the hyal2b gene encoding hyaluronidase-2: MDNVIRPSRGARPQPISWLQVLFLMHVWTCLQAQVLKTTRWPLYSGKPLLLAWNAPTEDCRPRHNINFQLNQFQIVASPNEGFTGQNLTIFYKDRLGLYPYYKADGTAVNGGLPQVASIMQHVQKMPDGVKKYIKDSKGLAVIDWEEWRPLWIRNWGSKVIYRDNSQRLVSEKNPTWLQDQVTKVAQQEFELSASKFMLDTLREAKRLRPHQLWGYYLFPDCYNHNYQTNLTNYMGHCPDVEVKRNNELKWLWMESTALYPSIYMGKMLKDKVSGKQFVRNRVKEGMRLASVGDGAARPVFVYTRPTYGSPTPPSNPSEVLLLSEMDLVSSIGESVALGVAGVIFWGDSTYASSRESCYTLNEYLRGPLGQYLLNVTTAAEQCSRELCNFRGRCLRKQQDTDTYLHLSPSTHSIVRQGNDLKVSGQMDTEERNRLRKEFQCQCYNGYVGENCGQSEMRNRAMVFRTTYVQILLLPLVLLGFLQ